A window from Solanum stenotomum isolate F172 chromosome 7, ASM1918654v1, whole genome shotgun sequence encodes these proteins:
- the LOC125870105 gene encoding uncharacterized mitochondrial protein AtMg00810-like, producing MFSANSGYQDYASDSFQDQGLGGVRYFLGLEIARNKDSIMVSQRKFALDLVSDFGLAGTKPISTPLEVNQRFTSQDFDMSCESQDAHEDVILSDPTGYQKLVGKLLYLTMTRPDISYAVQNLS from the coding sequence ATGTTCTCAGCTAATTCAGGCTACCAAGATTATGCTTCAGACTCATTTCAAGATCAAGGACTTGGGGGAGTGAGATACTTCCTTGGTCTTGAAATTGCAAGAAATAAGGATAGTATCATGGTAAGTCAAAGGAAATTTGCTTTGGATCTTGTATCAGATTTTGGTCTTGCAGGAACCAAACCAATTAGCACTCCTTTGGAAGTCAATCAAAGGTTCACTAGTCAGGACTTTGACATGAGCTGTGAATCTCAGGATGCACATGAAGATGTGATTCTTAGTGATCCTACAGGTTATCAGAAACTAGTTGGTAAATTGCTATACCTCACCATGACAAGGCCAGACATCAGTTATGCAGTACAGAATCTTAGCTAG
- the LOC125870106 gene encoding uncharacterized protein LOC125870106 — MGDERVGELHSNEPLEHELTDNDEMCEDDDDDDVDDAPNAPVEDQSINHHSTSIDGFKSCRPVISIDGTHLYGFYDMKLLIAVGIDANGNIFPLAYALVAQHQKKKFVQQMQQIKILSLAAYEWLNEFPLEKWTMYKDGGRRWGAMTTNVSESYNGLLKKARGLPVTVMVRMTFKTLVDRFVERNNLAIALLQSNMSWPLAIDKKFNDYYQKAQRHTDMMTYNTGDGVFEILTFVHDGKGGNVHKVTAEGKKCSCGKWRNYHMPCSLAIKFCGLRGIEPKSYVSKFYSTKYYKQTYTETFTLVGDEWYWPPTPFNLIANTEYLRT, encoded by the exons atgggTGATGAACGAGTTGGTGAGTTGCATAGTAATGAACCTTTGGAGCATGAATTAACCGACAATGATGAAATGTgtgaggatgatgatgatgatgatgtggaTGATGCACCTAATGCACCCGTTGAAGATCAAAGTATTAATCATCATTCTACA AGCATTGATGGTTTCAAAAGTTGTAGGCCAGTCATTTCCATCGACGGCACACATCTTTATGGTTTTTATGATATGAAACTGTTAATTGCGGTTGGGATTGATGCCAATGGAAATATTTTCCCACTTGCATATGCTTTAGTTGCAC AGCACCAGAAGAAAAAGTTTGTGCAACAGatgcaacaaattaaaatattgtctCTTGCAGCATATGAATGGTTAAATGAATTTCCTTTGGAAAAATGGACAATGTATAAGGATGGTGGTCGTAGATGGGGTGCCATGACGACAAATGTGTCTGAGTCATATAATGGTTTATTGAAAAAAGCTCGGGGGCTTCCTGTGACTGTCATGGTTCGAATGACGTTCAAAACTCTTGTTGATCGTTTTGTCGAAAGAAACAACCTTGCAATCGCATTACTTCAAAGTAATATGTCGTGGCCTCTTGCAatagataaaaaatttaatgattATTATCAAAAAGCTCAAAGGCACACAGATATGATGACATACAACACTGGTGATGGAGTATTTGAAATTCTTACTTTTGTTCATGATGGTAAAGGTGGAAATGTCCACAAGGTTACTGCAGAAGGTAAGAAATGTTCTTGTGGAAAATGGAGAAATTATCATATGCCTTGCTCGCTTGCCATTAAATTTTGTGGACTTCGCGGAATCGAGCCAAAGTCATATGTAAGTAAATTCTACAGTACAAAATATTACAAACAAACATACACTGAGACATTTACCCTAGTGGGTGATGAATGGTATTGGCCGCCAACTCCTTTTAATTTAATTGCAAATACTGAATATTTGCGAACATGA